CTCAATCCGCAACCCTCACCAGACGCAAACCAAGATTACCGTAACTGCGATCCGGCAAATTGTAATTGCGATACGCGGACCGAATGAAGGCGGGTGAATAATCCCAGTGACCTCCGCGCGTAATGCGCAGGTGCCCGGACTCCGCGCCCTCGGGGTCCGTCGCCGGCCCGGCCGGATACTCGCCGAACCAGTCCGAACACCACTCCGCCACGTTCCCGTGCATGTCGTGCAGACCCCAAGGGTTCTGCTTGAGCGATCCGACAGGTAGCGTCCCGCGTTCCTTGTCCTCCTCCTCTTCCGCCTCTTCCGCTGCTACCTGCGGTTGTTTCGCGTCCTTGGTTTCCGGCTCCGGCTTCTTCACGACCTCGTGCCGCGCCCTCGCATACTGGTCGAATACCGATTTGTCATCCCCAAAACTGTACGCACTCTTGGTGCCGGCCCGGCAGGCATACTCCCATTCCGCCTCCGTCGGCAACCGGAACGTGCCCTCCCCGCGTTGATTCAACGTCTCAACGAACCGTTGGCAATCATCGTGTGAGACCTGCTCGACAGGACTCGCAGCGTTGACGAACTTCGCGGGGTTGTTCCCCATCGCCGCTTCCCATTGCGCCTGGGTCACTTCGTACTTGCCGATCCAGAATCCCTTCGTAATAGTTACTTCATGCTGCACTTCGTTGGGCTGTCTGTCCTGCTCGCTCGCCGGACTGCCCATCATGAACGTTCCTGCCGGGACCCAGCAGAACTCGATACCCGCGAACGTCCGCTGCTCCCCCGCCGCGGGAGCGCCGCCGGAACTTACTGCTACGGGTTCGGCGGACGCCGGCTGCTTCGGCAGTTCTCCGGCGCCGGCCACCGTGAATACACTCGCCAACCCGAGCGCCAGTACCGGAAATACAAACGAAATAACGCGCATTGCAGTACACTCCTGAATGATTCGGTCACCGCCGCAACGGCGCAAACCCGCTGAAGCAATTACTGAGAACACACCCGACACATACAGCGCCAAATCAAGTGCCATCTCGCCGAACGTAGACTCGAAACGTTGAAGAAAGACCAAACACACGCAAATTAACTACGTCAGGCTTCCCTTCCACCATTATTAACGGTTCCAGTCAACACCTGCAACTGCCGCGAACGACGTTACCGCGAACGGCGTTACCGCGAATGGCGGTGCCGCGCACGGAGGAAGCCAACGCCCCGATCACAACCGCAATCATCCATCCCGTCCATCTGTCCATCCGTCCATCCGTCCATCAGTCCATCGGTCCATCCCGTCCATAGACCGAATTCAGTAACGAGAACCTCTAACCAAACTAAAAAAGCGTGGGAGGCC
The sequence above is a segment of the Candidatus Hydrogenedentota bacterium genome. Coding sequences within it:
- a CDS encoding formylglycine-generating enzyme family protein, yielding MRVISFVFPVLALGLASVFTVAGAGELPKQPASAEPVAVSSGGAPAAGEQRTFAGIEFCWVPAGTFMMGSPASEQDRQPNEVQHEVTITKGFWIGKYEVTQAQWEAAMGNNPAKFVNAASPVEQVSHDDCQRFVETLNQRGEGTFRLPTEAEWEYACRAGTKSAYSFGDDKSVFDQYARARHEVVKKPEPETKDAKQPQVAAEEAEEEEDKERGTLPVGSLKQNPWGLHDMHGNVAEWCSDWFGEYPAGPATDPEGAESGHLRITRGGHWDYSPAFIRSAYRNYNLPDRSYGNLGLRLVRVAD